CGACGGCGGGTGCCGTTCTGCTCGCGCTCCGGTGGCTCCCGGTCCTGCAGTTGACCCGCCGCGATCGCCGGGCCGCAATGGAACGGCGTCTCGGGACGCTGCGTCGGCTCCTGCTGGCCGTGTTGCTCGGCGGGCCCGTCGTGCTCGTCGCGCTGATCGTGCTCGGCCTCGGTGGCTGGCTCACAGCGCTCCCGCTGTCCGGGCCGATCGTCGGCCCGGCCCTCGCCGCGCTCTCGTCGTGGTACGTGCTCGGGCCGTCCGTCGCGATCGCAGCGGGCAGCGTGCTCGCGGGCCTGCTGGCCGTGCTGCTCCGGGGACTCACCCGTCGGTTCAGCACCGAGACTACCCGTCGCAGTGCCGCGATCACCGTCGGCATCGCCCTCGCAGTGGTGGCACCGATCGCGATCCTCCCGTACCTGTTCACGCCGATCGTCGTGGGACTCGTCGCCCTGACCCTCGGTGTCGGTCCGATCGCGTTCGTCGTCGTCGTGGGCTGTGGCGTGGTCGCCGTCTGGCTCGGCATCCTCCCCGACCGCGCCGGCGGGCCGGCGATCGCGGCCGCCGGCCTCGTGATCGCCGCGATCGGACTCGGTCGGGGCCACCCCGCGCTCGTGTTCGCCTGTATCGCCGGCGCGGCCATCGTCTGGGACGTCTCGACGTTCGGCCTCGGCGTGACCGGCGAACTCGGCCACATCCCCGAGACGCGACGGCTCGAACTGTTCCACGGCGTCCTCGCGATCGGCGTCGGGGTCGCGGCGACGCTTCTCGCCGTCGGCCTCGAGACGCTCCGGAGCGGCGTCTTCGCCGGTGTCGGCGGAACCGCTGCCGTCGCCGCGGTCGCCCTCGGCGCGATCGTTCTCTTGCTCCCGTTACGCGGATAAGCTGTATTCGGGCTCGACTCGACGGAAACCGCGATCGACTCGACGGACTCCGAAACGCGTACTCCCGGCAGTGATAAATCGCAGACAGGAAGTTCTTAAACGTATAGCGTGACTGTCGGGTATGGACGAGACGTCGTCGAACGTCACGGCCGACGAAGGCGCCGACGCGGTCCGGGCCGTCGTCGAACGGATCGAGGAGGCGGCCGTCGTCGATCGGTACGTGCTCCACGCAATGCTGTCCGCCGTCCTCGCCCGCGGCCACGTCCTGTTGGAGGACGTCCCGGGAACCGGGAAGACGGTGACGGCCAGAGTTATCGCCGAGTCGATGGGACTGGAGTTTACGCGCATCCAGTTCACGCCCGACTTGCTCCCCGCGGACGTGACCGGCTCGACGATCTACGACGAGCAATCCGGCGAGTTCGAGTTCGCGAAGGGGCCGGTGTTCGCGAACGTCGTGCTGGCCGACGAGATCAACCGCGCGCCACCCAAAACGCAGGCTGCACTCCTCGAAGCCATGGAGGAACGCCAGGTTAGCGTCGACGGGACGACTTACGAACTGCCACAGCCGTTCGTCGTCATCGCGACGCAGAACCCGATCGAGCAGGAGGGGACCTTCCGACTCCCGGAAGCCCAGCGCGATCGCTTCAGCGTCAAGACCTCGCTGGGCTATCCCGACGTCGAGGGCGAGATGGGGCTGCTCGAGCGCCGCGCCAACCGGCGGTCGCTCGCACCCAGCGTCGACCCGATCGTGACGCCACAGACACTCCGCGCCCTGCAGGAACTGACAGAGGACGTCACCGTCGACCGGAAACTGCGTCGCTACATCATCGATCTCGCGCGGGCGACCCGCCGGGACGACCGCACCGAAACCGGCGTCTCGCCGCGGGGCGTCCAGCGCGTCTTCGAGGCCGCCCGGGCGGCGGCCGTGATCGACGGCCGGACGTTCGCGGTCCCGGACGACGTCAAACGCCTCGCGGGGCCGACGATGGCACACCGAGTCGTACTCTCGACCGAAGCCACCGTCGATGGCGTCGAGGGCCGCGACGTCGTGCGCCGCGCGCTGAACGTCGTCGACGTCCCGGCGGTCTCGCCGGGAGCGAGCGACGACACGGCGGACGAGCCGGCCGCACGAGCCCGACCGCCCGACGTGACCCCGGCGAGTACGGGTGATGCGAACCAGGGTGAGTCGGGCGACGGCGATCGATCCGACCGGCGAACGCCGAGCGACCCCGACGACGAGTCGACACCGACGCGGTGATCGAGCGAGACGCCCGATCGCAGGGTCGATAGCTCCGATCGAGACGTCCGGCGGCGAGGTCCCGACGGTGGGGCTTGCAGTCTCTCGTAACAGATTGATCCCACTCCCGGCCATCGATACTCTCGATGGCAATCCAACAGATCGAGCACGCGGACGACCAGATGCAGAAGTGTATCGACAACTGTCTCGAGGCGGCACAGGTGTGTGAGTGGTGTGCCGACGCCTGTGCGGACGAGGGTGAGGGCATGGCCCGCTGCATCCGGCTCTGCCGGGACGTGGCGGACGTCGCCTCGCTGCACGCGCGGTTCATGGCCCGCAATTCGGGCTACCACGAGGAACTGGGCGAACTCTGTGCGGACCTCTGTGAGGAGTGTGCCGAGGAGTGCGAACAGCACGATCACGAACACTGTCAGGCCTGCGCGGAGGTCCTCCCGGAGTGTGCCGAGAGCTGCCGGGAAATGGCCTCGGCCTGAACGGTGATCGCGAGTGGGACGTCGAACGAACGCTCGAAGCGACCGCGTCGGCGCTGATTCTGCTCTCGCTCGGCCTCGGAGCGACGGTCGATCGGTGATACCTCGCGCCGTCAGCCGTCGTCGCTGCGTCCCCGTTTCAGCACACGCTCCAGGGCAGGTGTCCGCCGGTCCCGGTCTGTCGGCGACTCGGCGTCCGCACGCAGTGAGAGATCGACGCGGAGCGGGACGCGTTCAGAGCGCTCCAGGACTCGCAGTGACGGGGCCGTCGGCGGGCCCGGTCGGCGGCCGCTCGACGATGTGCTAGTACCGGCGAGCGGGCCGATCGGGCGTGCCGGGATTGAGCACGCCGCCGATCGCGCCCGCGACGGCGCTCTCGAGGGCCATGATCAGCGAGATCATCACGGCCATCGCGAAGATACCGAACCCGGCGAATCCGCCCATGATCCCGCCGGCGGGGCCGAATCCCCAGCCGGCGATCGCCACGACGAGAGCGACGAGCAGCCCGCCGAGGATTCCGCCGAGCGCGCCCGCGAGCAGGCCGTGCCAGAAGCCGCTCCCGAGGCCGCCGCCCGCCAGGTAGCCGGCGACGAACCCGCCAATCAGGCCGGCGCCGAGCTGGCCGATTCCCGGCAGCGCGAGGCCGACGATTCCGAGCACCGTCACGACGAGGAAGCCGATGATGACGGCACGCCAGTCTGTCATACCCGTGCGTACGGGGGCGGCGAAGATAAACTGCCGGCGGACATACTCCGGACGGCCCCGTCGAACGCGCGAGCGCGACCCTCGGTTCGATCGGCGCGTAACGAACGGCCTTTTATGGGCGGGCGGTCTAGTGCTGGACATGATTTTCGAAGACCTTCCGACGACGCCCACGTCGGAAGAGTTGATCGACAAAGCGTTCTCGCGGGCGGCGCGGGCCGGCAGGGCCAAGGGCGGCCTCGAGGCCCAGCAGTCGATGCTCCAGACGGCCGCGAACATCATCTCGGACAACTTAGAGAACGTGGTCACGGCGTGGCCGGACTTCGAATACGAGGACGACGTGCACCCGTTCTACTACGAACTGGCCGACGCGATCGTCGACGTCGACAGGCTCCGCCAGAGCCTCTCGGAAGTAATGTGGGCCAGCCGGAAGGCCCGAGAGATCCACGAGGAGTACCAGCCGCGGCTGCGCAAGACCGACGTGGATACCGCACGCAAGCACCGCAAACAGGCGTTCGCTCGCCTCGCGGATATCGTCGAGCAGATCGACGACGAACTGCTGTACATCAACGAGTCCCGGAACGACCTGCGGGACCTGCCGGACATCGATCCCGACGAACCGACCATCGTCGTCGCCGGCTACCCGAACGTCGGCAAGTCCTCGTTCGTCAACGACGTCACGAGCGCCCGCGGCGAGACCGCCTCCTACCCCTTCACCACGAAGGGGATCGGCGTCGGCCACTTCGAACGCGACCACATCCGCTACCAGATCGTCGACACCCCCGGCCTACTCGATCGACCCCCGGAGGAACGAAACGAGATCGAAACCCAGGCGGTCAGCGCCATCGAGCACCTCGGCGACTGCATGCTCGTACTGGTCGACCCGAGCGGCGAGTGTGGCTACCCGCTCGAATCGCAACTCGAGTTGCGCGATTCGATCGTCGCCCAGTTCGAGGACGTCCCCGTGCTGACGGTGGCGAACAAGGTCGATCGGCGCGGGCGCTGGACGGACGATCCCGACGCCGACCACGTCATGAGCGTCGAGACCGGCGAGAACGTCGCGGACGTCCTCGACGCGGCCGTCGAGACGATCGACTACGAACCGGAGTTGCCGTTCGAGGGATGAGCCGATGATCGCGAACAGATCGACACCGGAGGGACGATCGCGATGAAGGGGCCCGGTCTCTTCTGGATGCTCCAGATAGCGGCGGGCGTCCCGATGGCCGGCCCCATGTTCGTCGTCGGCATCGGGTTCCTTCGATCGGGGAACTACGTCGGGGGACTCGGATTCCTCGCGCTCGGCGCGATCGCGCTCTACTTCCCGACCTATCTCATCAACCGGATCGGCGGGCCGCGAACGTGGCTCCGTCGACGATTCGGGAGCACCGAACGCGACAGCGCCGACACGAGCAACGACGACGCTCGCTACGGCGCCGACGCCGATTCGAATCGCGTTCCGCTGCTCGATCGGCTACGGGAGCGGTAAACTGTCTCGGGACGATCCGGGCGGTTCGCGTCGTTGCCGGCAGTTTCGTGACCCGTCGACGACGAGGCGATCGCCGGCCGGTCACCGCTCGACGACCTGGACGTACCTGACCTCGACGGCGACTGGCTCGTCGGCGTGGCGGTTGACTCGCTCGTGGATCACGTTCGCCAGGTCTGGATCGGATTCGCCCGGCGGGACGCCGATGGTGACGACGACCCGCTCCGGCCCGCGGAACGGGTACTCGTCGTTCATCACGACCTCGAGGCTGAGCAACTGGAACTGCTCGTACTCCTCCTCGAGGGTGAGTTCGACCTCCTGACGGGCGTCCTTCTCGAAGTTCCCGGCTTCCCAGGAGTAGTAGGTGATCGCCCCGAGAAAGACCGCGAAGATAAGCACGATCACGACGAGTCCGATCACACGTCTCCGAACGCGCGATTCGGTTTCGCTGAGCGCGAACAGGTTGTCCGGCCGGTACCCGACGTACCACAGCGTCAGGAGTCCGGCGAGGTTCACCGAGAGGACGTTGACGAGCACGAGCACCGTCGACCCGATCGCGGCCGACGGCTGGCCCCACGCGATGGCGACTCCCGCCGCGGCGGCGGGCGGAATCAGCGCCGCCGCGATCATGACGCCGACGAGCGCGACGGAGATTCCCGTCGCGATGCTCACGATCCCCGCGACGCCGGCCCCGAGCGCGATCACGAGCGACAGCAAGTCCGGCGAGAGCCGTTCGGAGATCTCGTCGACGGCGGCGATGTCGAGGCCGGGTGGGACGATGTTCGTCGTCTTGACGGTCCACGCGAATACCGCCGCCGCCGCGATCGCGAGCACGATCCCGACGGCCTGGTAGGTGACGCTCTCACGGAACAGTTCCTCGTCGTCGATCACCGACCCGACGCTCGCGCCCAGCGCCGGCCCGATCAGCGGCGCGATCACCATCGAGCCGACGACGACGGCCGGCGAGTCGAGCAACAGCCCCGCCGTCGCGACGACCGCACTGATGATCGTCATCGTCGCGAAGATCTCGAACGTGGGCGTTAGCTCGTCGGCCTCGGCCTGCAACTCCTGACGCGAGATCCGATCGGAATCGACGTCGCTTTCCTCGTACTCCGCTTTCAATTCCGCGAACCGCCGAGAGACGACCGTCTCCGCGTCGACGACGACCGTGTACGCGTCCTCGTCGATCCCGGCCTCGTGAACCTCGTCGAGGATCGGTTCGACGGCCGCCGCCGGCAACGGGAAGTAGACCACCGCGGTGTAGTCTCGGCTACTCTCCTCGTCGGTGACGACGTAGTCGATCCCCCGATCGTCGAGCATCTCGAGGATGGTCTGGCGCTTGCCCGTCGGAACCGTCAACTGTACGAGCCGCACGTGGAGGATTGACGTGTCCGGGGGTTTTAATTTGATGTACTTTCCCACGCAGCCCGATGCTTCCGTGGACAGTCTTGCGATCACGCTCGGCGAATCGGCGGTAGTTTCTTTGACCGAGTTGTGAAATCCGGATCTACGATGTCCCGTACCGCCCCGTGGTTCGGTGGGTTCCTGCTCGTCCTCGTCTCCGCGTTTCTCGCCGCCTTCGACCTCACCGTCCTCGCCGATCCGATCGTCCTCGTGCTCTGTTCGGGACTGATCCTCGGGGCAGTCCTGTCGATCACCAGCGGCCTCGCGAGCGAGTTGACGATCGGTTCGGTGACCGTGCCCAGGCACGTCCTGCTCGGCGCGTCGCACGTGACGGTCGCGACCGCCGTCGGTGTGTTCGGGCTCTGGACCGCCGTCAGGGCCGGCGCGACGAGTTCACCGTTCGTCACCGTCGCCATGACCGTCGGCGGCGCGTCGCTCGCGTGGCTCGGCGTCCGGACCGCCCGTGACAGTCGCCACGTCGACCTCGATCGATCCCCCTCGCGGCGACGACTCGTCGCCCTCGTCCTGTTCGCCGCCGCGTCGATCGGGATCGGCTTCCTCGTCGGCGCCCGCCTGTAGGAGATCGACAGGCGGCCCACGCGACTCCCGTCACGCAGCTTATATCCCCTCTCGACCGTACCGCCACGTATGTTCGACACGCGCCCCGATCGCGACGCCGAGGTGGCCCTCGTCGGCCGCTCGAACGTGGGCAAGTCCACGCTCATGCGCGAACTGACGGGGCACAACTTCGACACCGGTGGCAGTCCGGGCGTCACCCGTCAGCCGAACCACTACGACTGGGCCTCCGAAGACTTCGTCATCACCGATCTTCCCGGCTTCGGGTTCATGAGCGGCGTCGACGAGGACTACCGGGAACAGATCAAGACGAATATCGTCCACTACATAGAGGAGTACGCCGACAATATCCTCGTCGCGATCCTCGTCGTCGACGGCAAGAGCGTTATCGACATCATCGATCGCCACTCCGGCCCCGATTCGATCCCCTACGACGTCGAGATGTTCCACTTCCTCCGGGATCTCGGAATTCCGGTCGTCGTCGCCGTCAACAAGATGGACAAGGTCGACGACAGGGACGAGCGCCTGAACGAACTCTGCGATCGACTCGGCCTCTACCCGCCGTGGAAACAGTGGCAGGACACGATCGCTCCGATCACCGCCAAGAAGGGCCGGATCGAACCGCTGAACGAGGCCGTCCGAAGCCACCTCCACGAGCAGAACCGGGACGACCTGTTTAAATTCTTCTAACCCAACCTTTTGCTCTGCGCTCACTCGCGTCGCTCGCTCGGCAACGGGGTGATCAAAAGCACTCCTCTCTCCGTTCGCTCCGCGCGGTCGCTCGCTCACATCGATCGTCGGTCCGCTCGCGCCGCGGTGTGGCGCTCGCGGTGCGATCGGCTGTGAGTTTTGGTGAGGTTAGACGACTCGATTGTGCAGTTCTTCGCCAGTCCCGAGGCGATCGACGTTCTCGCGGACGATTTCGCCGACGTCCCGGAAGTAGTCCCGCGTGTAGGCCGCACAGTGGGGCGTGACGATCACCTCGTCCATCCCCCACAGCGGGGAGTCCTCGGGGAGGGGTTCGGTTTCGAAGACGTCGAGCGCGGCACCCGCGAGGGCGTCGCTCCGGAGAGCGTCGATCAGCGCCGGTTCGTCGACGACCGACCCGCGGGCGACGTTGACGAAGTAGGCGTCCTCGCGCATCGTCGCGAACTCCTCGGCCCCGAAGAGGTGGTACGTCTCGTCAGTCAGCGGGACGGTGACGATCACGAAGTCGGCGTCGGCGATCGCGTCGTGCAGGTCGTCGGTCGCGTAGATCCGCTCGAATCCCGGTACGGGATCGGCGGAGCGACGAACGCCGGTCACGCGCACGCCGAGCGCGCCGAGCACGTCCGCGACGCCGCTCCCGAGGGTCCCCGTCCCGACGACGCAGGCGGTCGTCCCGGGAAGGGTGAACGCCTCGTCCCACTCGGGGCGCTCCCAGCGACGCTCCTGCTGGTCGGCGACGTGATCGTGAAGCCGGCGGGCGAACGAGAGCAGGTAGCCCGCGACCGTCTCGCCGATCGTCCGATCGTGGATCCCCGTGCTGTTCGTGAGCACCACGCCGTCGGCCTCGAACTCGTCTTCCGGGAACCGATCGACGCCCGCCTGGATCGAGTGAACCCAGTCGAGATCCAGGAACGCGTCCCGGTGTTCGAGCGTGACGATCGCGTCGCAAGTGTCGATTTCGTCGTCGTCGACGACGGCGACGTCGACGGGAAGACCGGCGAGGAAATCGGCCAGTTCAGCGGGTGGAAACACCGTTTCGACGGAGTCGTGGACGCCGAGTCGATCGAGATCGATCTGCATGCCCGCCGGTACGGACGAGGTGAGGTTCAAGCTTTGGACGAACGGACTCCGAGTTGAAGTGGCGGCTCGGGAAAAACCCTCGTCACACGGGGCTCAGTGGGGGTAACACCTCGTCACTGCCGCCACCCGAAGTTAACGGGTCGAGGGGTTTGCGTCTGTCGCTTCGACGTTCGACTGCCACGTTTCGAGATCGCGCAACTCCTCGGCGATCGCCCCACTCTCGCCGG
The nucleotide sequence above comes from Halosolutus halophilus. Encoded proteins:
- the ddh gene encoding D-2-hydroxyacid dehydrogenase; translated protein: MQIDLDRLGVHDSVETVFPPAELADFLAGLPVDVAVVDDDEIDTCDAIVTLEHRDAFLDLDWVHSIQAGVDRFPEDEFEADGVVLTNSTGIHDRTIGETVAGYLLSFARRLHDHVADQQERRWERPEWDEAFTLPGTTACVVGTGTLGSGVADVLGALGVRVTGVRRSADPVPGFERIYATDDLHDAIADADFVIVTVPLTDETYHLFGAEEFATMREDAYFVNVARGSVVDEPALIDALRSDALAGAALDVFETEPLPEDSPLWGMDEVIVTPHCAAYTRDYFRDVGEIVRENVDRLGTGEELHNRVV
- a CDS encoding NOG1 family protein; translated protein: MIFEDLPTTPTSEELIDKAFSRAARAGRAKGGLEAQQSMLQTAANIISDNLENVVTAWPDFEYEDDVHPFYYELADAIVDVDRLRQSLSEVMWASRKAREIHEEYQPRLRKTDVDTARKHRKQAFARLADIVEQIDDELLYINESRNDLRDLPDIDPDEPTIVVAGYPNVGKSSFVNDVTSARGETASYPFTTKGIGVGHFERDHIRYQIVDTPGLLDRPPEERNEIETQAVSAIEHLGDCMLVLVDPSGECGYPLESQLELRDSIVAQFEDVPVLTVANKVDRRGRWTDDPDADHVMSVETGENVADVLDAAVETIDYEPELPFEG
- a CDS encoding AAA family ATPase; translation: MDETSSNVTADEGADAVRAVVERIEEAAVVDRYVLHAMLSAVLARGHVLLEDVPGTGKTVTARVIAESMGLEFTRIQFTPDLLPADVTGSTIYDEQSGEFEFAKGPVFANVVLADEINRAPPKTQAALLEAMEERQVSVDGTTYELPQPFVVIATQNPIEQEGTFRLPEAQRDRFSVKTSLGYPDVEGEMGLLERRANRRSLAPSVDPIVTPQTLRALQELTEDVTVDRKLRRYIIDLARATRRDDRTETGVSPRGVQRVFEAARAAAVIDGRTFAVPDDVKRLAGPTMAHRVVLSTEATVDGVEGRDVVRRALNVVDVPAVSPGASDDTADEPAARARPPDVTPASTGDANQGESGDGDRSDRRTPSDPDDESTPTR
- a CDS encoding DUF5518 domain-containing protein; this encodes MTDWRAVIIGFLVVTVLGIVGLALPGIGQLGAGLIGGFVAGYLAGGGLGSGFWHGLLAGALGGILGGLLVALVVAIAGWGFGPAGGIMGGFAGFGIFAMAVMISLIMALESAVAGAIGGVLNPGTPDRPARRY
- a CDS encoding four-helix bundle copper-binding protein produces the protein MAIQQIEHADDQMQKCIDNCLEAAQVCEWCADACADEGEGMARCIRLCRDVADVASLHARFMARNSGYHEELGELCADLCEECAEECEQHDHEHCQACAEVLPECAESCREMASA
- a CDS encoding TIGR00341 family protein gives rise to the protein MRLVQLTVPTGKRQTILEMLDDRGIDYVVTDEESSRDYTAVVYFPLPAAAVEPILDEVHEAGIDEDAYTVVVDAETVVSRRFAELKAEYEESDVDSDRISRQELQAEADELTPTFEIFATMTIISAVVATAGLLLDSPAVVVGSMVIAPLIGPALGASVGSVIDDEELFRESVTYQAVGIVLAIAAAAVFAWTVKTTNIVPPGLDIAAVDEISERLSPDLLSLVIALGAGVAGIVSIATGISVALVGVMIAAALIPPAAAAGVAIAWGQPSAAIGSTVLVLVNVLSVNLAGLLTLWYVGYRPDNLFALSETESRVRRRVIGLVVIVLIFAVFLGAITYYSWEAGNFEKDARQEVELTLEEEYEQFQLLSLEVVMNDEYPFRGPERVVVTIGVPPGESDPDLANVIHERVNRHADEPVAVEVRYVQVVER
- the engB gene encoding GTP-binding protein EngB: MFDTRPDRDAEVALVGRSNVGKSTLMRELTGHNFDTGGSPGVTRQPNHYDWASEDFVITDLPGFGFMSGVDEDYREQIKTNIVHYIEEYADNILVAILVVDGKSVIDIIDRHSGPDSIPYDVEMFHFLRDLGIPVVVAVNKMDKVDDRDERLNELCDRLGLYPPWKQWQDTIAPITAKKGRIEPLNEAVRSHLHEQNRDDLFKFF